In Halomarina salina, one DNA window encodes the following:
- a CDS encoding Gfo/Idh/MocA family protein, producing MQRRKYLKGMATAAGIVTVSSTGNAQVWDSDELSKGEEPKNPSPPRKGDSVMGLTDQIDTVNVGIIGLGNRGFSMTQLIDAMAPDKGVIKAICDIREKPVEEMSDWIKEEGKNDPPATYSGSKNSWRKLVQRDDLDLVFVFTPHQAHTPMAEYAMKKGKHVAVEVPAATTIQECWTLVDTAEKTQKQCVMLENVCYFDIEMWVLNMVRQGVFGDKLTYASGGYIHNLVAEYFFEAYWKDWRSKNHRKYKGDLYPTHGLGPIAFYMGINRGDRLEYIASQESPETQLTERAKELPEDHWAHGADDWANGDTTRSEILTEQDRQIHLQFDVKTNRGYSRKNELAGVDAYHEGFPSQLAVDSEGHGFVDDATYDQYYEEYRHPLWVQMEEIAEEYGGHGGGDFLEIYRLFDAFNDGRPPDMDVYDAAAWSAVRPLSATSIEYGGIPVKFPDFTRGDWQNKRKLQVMDFDTI from the coding sequence ATGCAGCGACGCAAATACCTCAAAGGCATGGCGACGGCCGCAGGAATCGTCACAGTCTCATCCACTGGGAACGCCCAAGTTTGGGACTCCGATGAACTATCGAAGGGTGAGGAACCAAAGAACCCGTCACCTCCACGAAAGGGCGACTCAGTAATGGGGCTCACAGATCAAATCGATACAGTCAATGTAGGCATTATCGGCCTCGGAAACCGAGGCTTCTCGATGACCCAACTCATCGATGCGATGGCACCCGACAAAGGAGTAATCAAGGCCATCTGTGATATCCGGGAAAAACCAGTCGAGGAGATGTCCGACTGGATTAAAGAAGAAGGAAAGAACGACCCACCAGCGACATACTCGGGGTCGAAAAACAGCTGGCGAAAGCTGGTCCAGCGAGATGACCTCGACCTCGTCTTCGTCTTTACTCCTCACCAGGCACACACACCGATGGCGGAGTATGCGATGAAGAAAGGGAAGCACGTCGCTGTCGAAGTACCAGCGGCTACGACGATCCAGGAATGCTGGACACTGGTCGACACTGCTGAAAAGACCCAGAAGCAGTGCGTGATGCTTGAGAACGTCTGCTACTTCGATATAGAGATGTGGGTCCTCAACATGGTCCGCCAAGGGGTGTTCGGTGACAAACTCACCTATGCCTCTGGAGGGTACATCCATAATCTTGTCGCAGAGTACTTCTTCGAAGCGTACTGGAAGGATTGGCGGTCGAAGAACCACCGTAAATACAAGGGTGATCTCTATCCGACTCACGGACTGGGGCCGATTGCCTTCTACATGGGTATCAATCGCGGTGACCGGTTAGAGTACATCGCGAGCCAGGAGAGCCCAGAGACTCAGCTGACTGAACGGGCTAAGGAGTTGCCCGAAGACCATTGGGCCCATGGCGCTGACGACTGGGCGAACGGTGACACGACGCGTTCGGAGATTCTAACGGAACAGGACCGCCAAATCCACCTGCAATTCGACGTAAAGACGAACAGAGGGTATAGTAGAAAGAACGAACTCGCGGGAGTCGATGCGTACCACGAAGGATTCCCAAGCCAACTCGCTGTCGACAGCGAGGGCCATGGGTTCGTCGACGATGCAACCTACGACCAGTACTATGAGGAGTATCGACACCCGCTCTGGGTCCAGATGGAAGAAATTGCCGAAGAGTACGGTGGCCATGGTGGTGGAGATTTCCTCGAGATCTACCGGCTCTTCGATGCGTTCAACGATGGCCGGCCACCCGACATGGACGTCTATGATGCAGCGGCCTGGAGTGCAGTGAGGCCGCTTTCGGCAACGTCCATCGAATATGGTGGCATCCCGGTCAAGTTCCCAGACTTCACTCGTGG
- a CDS encoding RNA-guided endonuclease InsQ/TnpB family protein, producing MHTHRTYRAKILNYSQVAEMLDCHGWSASKLWNVANYFSREQWDDTGEIPDEAELKRELKTHPTYKGLHSQSSQRVLEELAEAFTSWFGKRKEDARANPPGYRKKNYYDDHGNRVHEEHPRSTVTWKQKGIRHDTKNERVRLSKGTNHKDHPRDWDYILIEYETRPETTVENIQQVRAVYDPAKRQWGLHLVCKHEVDTPDAPGDETAGIDLGICNFAAVSYSTEEADLYPGNRLKQDGYYFPKEIAKCDDSGGSEATRLHAKWSERRTHIFHSLAKHIVERCVENGVCRINIGKLAGIRDDENGESKNWGRHGNLDLHGWAFDRFTKLLTYKAKVAGIEVVGVSERDTSKTCCVCGRKDDSQRVERGLYVCESCDAAFNADVNGAENIRLNINESNSESAPNLGGDRSTGWLAQPGVYLHDLSRGFQPRTEVVDCKP from the coding sequence ATGCACACCCACCGCACCTACCGAGCCAAAATCCTCAACTACTCACAAGTGGCTGAGATGCTCGACTGTCACGGGTGGAGTGCGTCGAAGCTGTGGAACGTCGCTAACTACTTCTCCCGCGAACAGTGGGATGACACGGGCGAGATTCCCGACGAAGCCGAACTCAAACGCGAGCTGAAGACGCATCCAACCTACAAGGGACTGCACAGTCAGTCCAGTCAGCGCGTTCTGGAAGAACTCGCTGAAGCCTTCACCTCGTGGTTCGGCAAACGCAAGGAAGACGCCCGAGCAAACCCGCCCGGATACCGCAAGAAAAACTACTACGACGACCACGGCAACCGCGTCCACGAAGAACACCCACGAAGCACGGTGACGTGGAAACAGAAAGGCATCCGTCACGACACGAAGAACGAGCGAGTTCGTCTCTCGAAAGGGACGAATCACAAAGACCACCCGCGAGACTGGGACTACATCCTCATCGAGTACGAGACTCGTCCCGAGACCACTGTCGAAAACATCCAGCAAGTCCGGGCGGTCTACGACCCGGCCAAGCGACAGTGGGGGTTGCACCTCGTCTGCAAACACGAAGTGGACACCCCTGACGCACCGGGAGACGAGACGGCTGGTATCGACCTCGGCATCTGTAACTTCGCTGCGGTCTCATACAGCACCGAAGAAGCCGACTTGTATCCCGGCAACCGCTTGAAGCAAGACGGGTACTACTTCCCGAAAGAAATCGCCAAGTGCGATGACAGCGGGGGTTCTGAAGCCACTCGTCTGCACGCGAAATGGTCGGAGCGCCGCACGCACATCTTCCACTCCCTCGCCAAACATATCGTTGAACGGTGTGTCGAGAACGGCGTGTGCCGCATCAACATCGGCAAGCTCGCTGGTATCCGCGACGACGAAAACGGCGAGTCAAAGAACTGGGGTCGGCACGGCAACCTCGACTTGCACGGATGGGCGTTCGACCGCTTCACGAAGCTACTCACATACAAAGCGAAAGTCGCGGGTATCGAAGTCGTAGGAGTTTCAGAGCGCGACACGAGCAAGACGTGTTGCGTCTGCGGTAGAAAGGACGATAGTCAGCGTGTCGAGCGCGGGTTGTACGTGTGCGAGTCGTGTGATGCGGCGTTCAATGCTGACGTGAACGGGGCGGAAAACATCCGTCTCAACATCAACGAAAGTAACTCCGAGTCTGCGCCCAACTTGGGCGGAGATAGGAGTACCGGCTGGTTGGCACAGCCCGGAGTCTACCTTCATGACCTCTCCCGAGGATTCCAACCTCGGACAGAGGTGGTGGACTGCAAACCGTAA